The Vigna unguiculata cultivar IT97K-499-35 chromosome 6, ASM411807v1, whole genome shotgun sequence genome contains a region encoding:
- the LOC114188161 gene encoding oligopeptide transporter 4-like, whose product MTTVSDPEKPVTDQVPDEEDDDVSPIEEVRLTVTNTDDPTRPVWTFRMWFLGLLSCSLLSFLNQFFAYRTEPLIITQITIQVATLPIGHFMAAVLPETKFTLPGFGSKKFSFNPGPFNMKEHVLITIFANAGSAFGSGSPYAVGIVNIIKAFYGRSISFFASWLLIITTQVLGYGWAGLLRKYVVEPAHMWWPSTLVQVSLFRALHEKDEGGLSRAKFFFIALVCSFLWYVVPGYLFTTLTNISWLCWIFSKSVTAQQIGSGMRGLGVGALTLDWTAVASFLFSPLISPFFAIANVFVGYALVVYVVTPIAYWGLNVYNANRFPIFSSHLFTAQGQRYNIPAIVDNHFELNVAEYEKQGRIHLSVFFALTYGFGFATIASTLTHVFCFYGREIMERYRASSKGKEDIHTKLMKRYKDIPSWWFYLLLVVTLVVSLALCIFLNDQVQMPWWGLLFAAALAFGFTLPISIITATTNQTPGLNIITEYVFGLIYPGRPIANVCFKTFGYISMAQAVSFLSDFKLGHYMKIPPRSMFLVQFIGTMLAGTINIGVAWWLLNSIKNICHDDLLPADSPWTCPGDRVFFDASVIWGLVGPKRIFGSLGNYSALNWFFLGGALGPIIVWVLHKAFPKQSWIPLINLPVLLGATAMMPPATPLNYNAWILVGTIFNFFIFRYRKKWWQRYNYVLSAALDSGVAFMTVLLYFSLGLENKSLNWWGNDGEHCPLAACPTAKGVIVDGCPVK is encoded by the exons ATGACCACCGTTTCTGACCCAGAGAAGCCGGTCACGGACCAAGTGCCAGACGAAGAAGACGACGACGTTTCTCCAATCGAAGAGGTTCGTCTCACGGTCACCAACACAGACGATCCGACCCGACCCGTATGGACCTTCCGGATGTGGTTCCTGGGTCTCCTCTCCTGCTCCCTCCTCTCCTTCCTCAACCAGTTCTTCGCCTACCGTACGGAGCCTCTCATCATTACTCAAATCACCATTCAAGTCGCCACACTCCCTATCGGCCACTTCATGGCCGCAGTTCTACCCGAAACCAAGTTCACTCTTCCCGGGTTCGGGTCCAAGAAATTCTCCTTCAACCCGGGCCCGTTTAACATGAAGGAGCACGTCCTCATTACCATATTCGCCAACGCCGGAAGCGCTTTCGGATCCGGGTCGCCCTACGCGGTTGGTATCGTCAACATTATCAAAGCTTTTTACGGACGGAGCATCTCCTTTTTTGCTTCTTGGCTTCTCATCATTACCACACAG GTGCTAGGATATGGATGGGCCGGATTACTGAGGAAATACGTGGTGGAACCGGCCCATATGTGGTGGCCCAGTACCCTCGTCCAAGTTTCACTTTTCCG AGCATTGCATGAGAAAGATGAAGGAGGACTTTCACGGGCAAAGTTTTTCTTTATTGCACTAGTGTGCAGTTTTTTGTGGTACGTGGTCCCTGGATACTTGTTCACAACGCTCACAAATATCTCATGGTTGTGTTGGATATTCTCCAAGTCAGTTACAGCTCAGCAGATAGGATCAGGCATGAGGGGGCTTGGAGTTGGAGCCCTCACACTTGATTGGACTGCTGTGGCATCATTCTTGTTCAGCCCTCTTATATCACCCTTCTTTGCCATTGCCAATGTTTTTGTGGGCTATGCATTAGTAGTTTATGTTGTTACTCCTATAGCATATTGGGGCCTCAATGTCTACAATGCCAATAGGTTTCCCATTTTCTCCTCACACTTGTTTACAGCACAAGGTCAAAGGTACAACATACCTGCTATTGTAGACAATCATTTTGAGTTGAATGTTGCAGAGTATGAAAAGCAAGGTAGAATTCATCTCAGTGTGTTTTTCGCCCTCACTTATGGATTTGGATTTGCCACCATAGCATCCACCCTCACACATGTGTTCTGCTTCTATGGAAG GGAGATTATGGAGCGCTATCGTGCTTCTTCCAAGGGGAAAGAAGATATTCacacaaaattgatgaaaagaTACAAAGACATACCTTCCTGGTGGTTTTATTTATTGCTGGTTGTGACCCTTGTGGTTTCTCTCGCACTATGCATCTTTCTCAATGACCAGGTCCAAATGCCATGGTGGGGACTTCTCTTTGCTGCAGCCCTAGCTTTCGGATTTACCCTCCCCATTAGCATCATCACTGCAACCACAAACCAG ACACCAGGATTGAATATCATCACTGAGTATGTCTTTGGTCTCATTTACCCGGGAAGACCGATTGCAAATGTATGCTTCAAAACCTTTGGTTACATAAGCATGGCCCAGGCTGTCTCTTTCCTCAGTGATTTCAAACTTGGGCACTACATGAAAATCCCTCCAAGATCAATGTTCTTAGTTCAG TTCATAGGTACAATGCTGGCTGGAACCATCAACATTGGGGTAGCATGGTGGTTGCTGAACTCCATAAAGAACATATGTCATGACGATCTCCTTCCGGCAGATAGTCCCTGGACATGCCCTGGTGACCGTGTATTCTTTGATGCATCAGTTATTTGGGGCCTTGTGGGACCAAAGCGAATCTTCGGTTCTCTAGGAAACTACAGTGCATTGAATTGGTTTTTTCTTGGAGGTGCATTGGGACCCATAATTGTTTGGGTATTGCACAAAGCATTTCCAAAACAGTCATGGATTCCACTGATCAATCTCCCAGTTCTCCTGGGAGCAACTGCGATGATGCCACCAGCAACACCATTGAACTACAATGCATGGATATTGGTTGGGACAATTTTCAACTTCTTTATCTTCCGTTACAGAAAGAAGTGGTGGCAGAGGTACAACTATGTTCTGTCAGCAGCACTTGACAGCGGGGTTGCTTTTATGACTGTCTTACTATACTTTTCATTGGGTTTGGAAAACAAGAGTCTAAATTGGTGGGGAAATGATGGTGAACATTGTCCACTCGCAGCTTGCCCAACTGCAAAAGGCGTAATCGTTGATGGTTGCCCCGTAAAGTAG
- the LOC114187619 gene encoding oligopeptide transporter 4-like, with the protein MRSDPERVVDEDDDEVSPIEEVRLTVSNTDDPTQPLWTFRTWFLGLLSCSLLSFLNPILTYRSATLVVNQISNLVITFPLGHFMAAVLPTTKFTIPGFGSRSFSFNPGPFNMKEHVLIAMFANAGSAFGARSPFVVYMVNIIKVFYKRNISFTTSWLLILTTQMLGYGWAGLMRKYVVEPAHMWWPDTLVQVSLLRAFHEKDEHRIPRTKFFFFALLFCLSWYTIPGFFFTTLSSISWVCWIFPKSVIAQKIGSGMSGFGVGALTLDWATVASFLLSPLVSPFFAIVNVFVGYASVVYVVIPMAYWGLNVYNADRFPIFSSLLFTAHGQEYNISAVLDNRSELNVAEYEKQGRIHLSLSFALTYGFGFATIASTVTHVFCFYGREIMQRYRAPSESNEDIHAKMMRRYKDIPSWWFHSLLVVTLVVSLALCIFRNDQVQMPWWGLLLAGALALGFTLPVSIITATTNHQATGFNIFTEYVFGFIYPGKPIANICFKTYGYVSMAQAISFLSDFKLGHYMKIPPRSMFLVQFIGTMLAGTINIWVAWWLLNSIKNICRDDLLSADSPWTCPIDGLFFDASVIWGLVGPTRIFGWEGKYSAMNWFFLVGALGPIIVWVLHKAFPKHSWIPLINLPVLFGATAMMPPATTLNYNSWILVGTIFNFFIFRYRKKWWQRYNYVLSAALDSGVAFMTIILYSLGLEIKSPNWWGNDGEHCPLAACPTTKGIILDGCPTNQ; encoded by the exons ATGAGGTCTGATCCAGAGAGAGTAgtggatgaagatgatgatgaggTGTCGCCCATCGAGGAGGTTAGGCTCACGGTGTCCAACACCGATGACCCGACCCAACCCTTATGGACCTTCCGGACGTGGTTCCTGGGTCTTCTCTCGTGCTCCCTGCTCTCCTTCCTCAATCCGATATTAACCTATCGCTCCGCAACTTTGGTCGTGAATCAGATTTCCAATCTGGTCATAACCTTCCCTCTTGGCCACTTCATGGCGGCGGTTTTACCCACCACCAAGTTCACAATCCCAGGGTTCGGGTCCAGGTCCTTCTCTTTCAACCCGGGTCCGTTTAACATGAAGGAGCACGTCCTCATCGCCATGTTCGCCAACGCTGGCAGCGCATTCGGAGCTAGGTCGCCCTTCGTCGTGTATATGGTTAACATTATAAAAGTCTTCTACAAACGCAACATCTCTTTTACTACTTCCTGGCTACTCATCCTCACAACCCAG ATGCTAGGATATGGATGGGCCGGGCTAATGAGAAAATATGTAGTGGAACCAGCCCATATGTGGTGGCCCGACACCCTTGTCCAAGTCTCACTTTTGCG AGCATTCCATGAGAAAGACGAGCATCGAATTCCACGCacaaagtttttcttttttgcactACTGTTCTGTTTATCGTGGTACACGATCCCTGGATTCTTCTTCACAACACTCTCAAGCATTTCATGGGTGTGTTGGATATTCCCCAAATCAGTTATAGCTCAAAAGATAGGGTCGGGCATGAGCGGTTTTGGAGTTGGAGCCCTCACACTTGACTGGGCTACTGTGGCATCATTCTTGCTGAGCCCTCTTGTCTCACCCTTCTTTGCCATTGTCAATGTTTTTGTGGGTTATGCATCAGTAGTGTATGTTGTTATTCCTATGGCATACTGGGGCCTCAATGTCTACAACGCCGATAGGTTTCCCATTTTTTCCTCACTCTTATTTACAGCCCATGGTCAAGAGTACAACATATCTGCTGTTTTAGACAATCGTTCTGAGTTAAATGTTGCAGAGTATGAAAAACAAGGTAGAATTCATCTCAGTCTGTCTTTCGCCCTCACTTATGGCTTTGGATTTGCCACCATAGCATCCACCGTCACGCATGTCTTCTGCTTCTATGGAAG GGAGATTATGCAGCGTTATCGCGCACCTTCCGAAAGCAACGAAGATATCCACGCAAAAATGATGAGAAGATACAAAGACATACCTTCGTGGTGGTTTCACTCATTGTTGGTTGTGACACTTGTGGTTTCTCTAGCACTATGCATATTTCGAAATGACCAGGTTCAGATGCCCTGGTGGGGACTTTTATTAGCTGGAGCTCTAGCTTTGGGATTTACCCTCCCCGTTAGCATCATCACTGCCACCACAAACCACCAG GCAACAGGGTTTAATATATTCACCGAGTATGTCTTTGGTTTTATTTACCCCGGAAAGCCAATAGCAAATATATGCTTCAAAACTTACGGTTACGTCAGCATGGCTCAGGCTATCTCTTTCCTCAGTGATTTCAAACTTGGGCACTACATGAAAATCCCCCCAAGATCAATGTTCTTAGTTCAG TTCATAGGTACAATGCTTGCGGGAACTATTAACATTTGGGTAGCATGGTGGTTGTTGAACTCCATCAAGAACATATGTCGTGATGATCTCCTTTCCGCAGACAGTCCCTGGACGTGCCCGATTGACGGTTTATTCTTTGATGCATCAGTTATTTGGGGTCTTGTGGGACCGACGCGAATCTTTGGTTGGGAAGGAAAATACAGTGCAATGAATTGGTTTTTCCTTGTAGGTGCATTAGGACCCATAATTGTTTGGGTATTGCACAAAGCATTTCCAAAACACTCTTGGATTCCACTGATCAACCTCCCGGTTCTGTTTGGAGCAACTGCAATGATGCCGCCAGCTACAACATTGAACTACAATTCCTGGATTTTGGTAGGAacaattttcaacttttttatctTTCGTTACAGAAAAAAATGGTGGCAGAGGTACAACTATGTTCTGTCAGCGGCACTCGACAGTGGGGTTGCTTTTATGACCATCATACTCTACTCATTGGGTTTGGAAATTAAGAGTCCAAATTGGTGGGGAAATGATGGTGAACATTGTCCACTTGCAGCTTGCCCTACGACAAAAGGCATAATCCTTGATGGTTGCCCTACGAATCAATGA
- the LOC114187486 gene encoding oligopeptide transporter 4-like produces the protein MWSDTENPTTREEDEDEVSPVEEVRLTVPNTDDPTQPIWTFRMWFLGLLSCSLLSFLNQFFAYRTEPLIITQISVQVAVLPVAHIMAVVLPKTKFTIRGFGPRTFSFNPGPFNVKEHVLITMFANAGSAFGTGSPYAVLIVTIIKVFYGRSISFFASWLLIVTTQVLGYGWAGILRKYVVEPAHMWWPSTLVQVSLFRAMHETNDNRARTKFFFYALLCSSSWYVIPGYLFTTLTNISWVCWIFSKSVTAQQIGSGMRGLGVGALTLDWAALSSFLSSPLISPFFAIVNVFVGYAFMVYVVIPIAYWGLNVYNANRFPIFSSHLFTAQGQWYNIPAIVDNHFELNVAEYEKQGRIHLSVFFALTYGFGFATIASTLTHVFCFYGREIMERYRASSNGEEDIHAKLMKRYKDIPSWWFYLLLVVTLVVSLALCIFLNDQVQMPWWGLLFAAALAFGFTLPISIITATTNQTPGLNVISEYVFGLIYPGRPIANVCFKTFGYISMAQAVSFLSDFKLGQYMKIPPRSMFLVQFIGTVLAGTINIWVAWWLLNSIKNICHDDLLPADSPWTCPDDRVFFDASVIWGLVGPKRIFGSLGNYSALNWFFLGGALGPIIVWVLHKAFPKQSWIPLINLPVLLGATATMPPATPLNYNAWILVGTIFNFFIFRYRKKWWQRYNYVLSAALDSGVAFMTVLIYFSLGLENKSLNWWGNDGEHCPLAACPTAKGVIVDGCPVK, from the exons ATGTGGTCCGACACAGAGAACCCAACCACTAGGGAAGAGGACGAAGACGAGGTGTCTCCCGTTGAGGAGGTTCGTCTCACGGTACCCAACACTGACGACCCGACCCAACCGATATGGACCTTCCGTATGTGGTTCCTGGGTCTCCTCTCTTGCTCCCTCCTCTCCTTCCTCAACCAGTTCTTCGCCTACCGCACCGAGCCTCTTATCATAACTCAGATTTCCGTTCAGGTCGCTGTCCTCCCCGTCGCGCACATCATGGCCGTGGTTCTACCCAAGACCAAGTTCACAATCCGTGGGTTTGGGCCCAGGACCTTCTCCTTCAACCCGGGTCCGTTTAACGTGAAGGAGCACGTGCTCATTACCATGTTCGCCAATGCCGGAAGCGCTTTTGGGACCGGGTCTCCGTACGCGGTTTTGATCGTTACCATTATCAAAGTCTTTTACGGACGCAGCATCTCTTTTTTCGCCTCTTGGCTTCTCATCGTTACTACACAG GTGCTAGGATACGGGTGGGCTGGGATACTAAGGAAATACGTTGTTGAACCAGCCCATATGTGGTGGCCCAGCACCCTCGTCCAAGTATCACTTTTCCG AGCAATGCATGAAACGAATGACAACAGAGCAAGAACAAAGTTTTTCTTCTATGCACTATTGTGCAGTTCATCGTGGTACGTCATCCCTGGATACTTGTTCACAACGCTCACAAATATCTCATGGGTGTGTTGGATATTCTCCAAGTCAGTAACAGCTCAACAAATAGGGTCAGGCATGAGGGGCCTTGGAGTTGGAGCCCTCACACTTGATTGGGCTGCTCTGTCATCATTCTTGTCCAGCCCTCTTATATCACCCTTCTTTGCCATTGTCAATGTTTTTGTGGGCTATGCATTCATGGTGTATGTTGTTATTCCTATAGCATACTGGGGACTCAATGTCTACAATGCCAATAGGTTTCCCATTTTCTCCTCACACTTGTTTACAGCACAAGGTCAGTGGTACAACATACCTGCTATTGTAGACAATCATTTTGAGTTGAATGTTGCAGAGTATGAAAAGCAAGGTAGAATTCATCTCAGTGTGTTTTTCGCCCTCACTTATGGATTTGGATTTGCCACCATAGCATCCACCCTCACACATGTGTTCTGCTTCTATGGAAG AGAGATTATGGAGCGCTATCGTGCTTCTTCCAACGGGGAAGAAGATATTCACGCAAAATTGATGAAAAGATACAAAGACATACCTTCCTGGTGGTTTTATTTATTGCTAGTTGTGACCCTTGTGGTTTCTCTCGCACTATGCATCTTTCTCAATGACCAGGTTCAAATGCCATGGTGGGGACTTCTCTTTGCTGCAGCCCTAGCTTTCGGATTTACCCTCCCTATTAGCATCATCACTGCCACCACAAACCAG ACACCAGGATTGAATGTCATCAGTGAGTATGTCTTTGGTCTCATTTACCCGGGAAGACCGATTGCAAATGTATGCTTCAAAACCTTTGGTTACATAAGCATGGCCCAGGCTGTCTCGTTCCTCAGTGATTTCAAACTTGGGCAGTACATGAAAATCCCTCCAAGATCAATGTTCTTAGTTCAG TTCATAGGTACAGTGTTGGCTGGAACCATCAACATCTGGGTAGCATGGTGGTTGCTGAATTCCATAAAGAACATATGTCATGACGATCTCCTTCCAGCAGATAGTCCCTGGACATGCCCTGATGACCGTGTATTCTTTGATGCATCAGTTATTTGGGGCCTTGTGGGACCAAAGCGAATCTTCGGTTCTCTAGGAAACTACAGTGCATTGAATTGGTTTTTTCTTGGAGGTGCATTGGGACCCATAATTGTTTGGGTATTGCACAAAGCATTTCCAAAACAGTCATGGATTCCACTGATCAATCTCCCAGTTCTCCTGGGAGCAACTGCGACGATGCCACCAGCAACACCATTGAACTACAATGCATGGATATTGGTTGGGACAATTTTCAACTTCTTTATCTTCCGTTACAGAAAGAAGTGGTGGCAGAGGTACAACTATGTTCTGTCAGCAGCACTTGACAGCGGGGTTGCTTTTATGACCGTCTTAATATACTTTTCATTGGGTTTGGAAAACAAAAGTCTAAATTGGTGGGGAAATGATGGTGAACATTGTCCACTCGCAGCTTGCCCAACTGCAAAAGGCGTAATCGTTGATGGTTGCCCCGTAAAGTAG